GAAAAGAAACATAGATGCTATCGTTGCTGTTAACCATAGCATCTAATGTGCCTTGTGCATAACTGCGCACATCTacattttggttttcaaatgaACTATGTCAGTTAAATCTTCTCTCTGTTCACTTGGAGCAATTAAGTTCCCCCTCTTCTGTGAATGATACTATTCTATTTACGTTATTGCAGCATTTCACTTGCATGCATGAGATATGCTGTAAAGTTGAAATGCTGTTAAGATTTCATTTTGCTTGTAGAACATCCTAATGGTGGGAACAAAGGGCTCCACCAATGTTTTTGTTGTTGATGTTGCTGGAGCACCCTTGTTGATACACATAAATGAGTATGGCCTGCACATCCGCATTTCTCTTAGTGGCTGTTGATACTTCGCACACCTcacttttacatttttttatcaGAGAAGGAAAACCTTTGTCTGTATGGGTTCCCCAATGAGCTGTGGGAAGTTAATTTGCCAGCAGAAGAAGTGCCACCGGAGCTTCCTGAACCTGCTCTGGGTATTAATTTTGCAAGGGATGGCATGCAGGAAAAGGACTGGTTATCTTTGGTTGCTGTGCACAGTGATGCTTGGTTACTTTCTGTGGCTTTCTATTTTGGTGCCAGATTTGGCTTTGACAAGACTGACAGGTACCTGAATTATCTTAGTAGCAGAAAAGTGAGTTCtggcttttttattttgcttctaaTTCGAGGGAAATTTCTGATGCAGAAAACGTCTGTTTAGTATGATTAATGACCTTCCAACCATATTTGAAGTCGTGACTGGAAGTGCAAAGAAACAGTCGAAGGAGAAGTCATCTGTTTCAAATAGCAGCAACAAATCCAAGTCAAGCTCAAAAGGGGGGGTAAGTGGCTCTGCTTCTAGATGTCATTGTTTATGTACTTAAAGTACCTTCATGCAAAAGATTGAGTAGGCTTCATTCTGATGATTGTTGGCTTGGTTGAAGTTTTCTGCGGCATTATGAATCAAC
This genomic stretch from Eucalyptus grandis isolate ANBG69807.140 chromosome 3, ASM1654582v1, whole genome shotgun sequence harbors:
- the LOC104436442 gene encoding PHD finger protein ALFIN-LIKE 4 isoform X3, translated to MEGGQYNPRTVEEVFRDFKGRRAGMIKALTTEKENLCLYGFPNELWEVNLPAEEVPPELPEPALGINFARDGMQEKDWLSLVAVHSDAWLLSVAFYFGARFGFDKTDRKRLFSMINDLPTIFEVVTGSAKKQSKEKSSVSNSSNKSKSSSKGGQRASESVKYSKPVQAKDEEEVVDEEDEEEHGDTLCGACGENYAADEFWICCDMCEKWFHGKCVKITPARAEHIKQYKCPSCSNKRARP
- the LOC104436442 gene encoding PHD finger protein ALFIN-LIKE 4 isoform X4, producing the protein MKKENLCLYGFPNELWEVNLPAEEVPPELPEPALGINFARDGMQEKDWLSLVAVHSDAWLLSVAFYFGARFGFDKTDRKRLFSMINDLPTIFEVVTGSAKKQSKEKSSVSNSSNKSKSSSKGGQRASESVKYSKPVQAKDEEEVVDEEDEEEHGDTLCGACGENYAADEFWICCDMCEKWFHGKCVKITPARAEHIKQYKCPSCSNKRARP